From Pseudomonas alcaligenes, a single genomic window includes:
- the murJ gene encoding murein biosynthesis integral membrane protein MurJ, giving the protein MNLLKSLAAVSSLTMLSRVLGFVRDTIIARAFGAGVASDAFVVAFKLPNLLRRIFAEGAFSQAFVPILAEYKTQQGEEATRTFLAYVAGLLSLVLALVTLLGICAAPWIVWISAPGFADEPERFALTTDLLRVTFPYILLISLSSLVGAVLNTWNRFSVPAFVPTLLNVSMIVFAVWLAPYFDPPIMALGWAVLVGGLAQFLWQLPALKKIGMLVLPRLSLRDTGVWRVLKQMGPAIFGVSVSQVSLIINTIFASFLVAGSVSWMYYADRLMELPSGVLGVALGTILLPALAKTYASANREEYSRLLDWGLRLCLLLALPCTLALAIIAEPLVVSLFQYGKFTAFDSQMAERALVAYSVGLLPLILVKILAPGFYAQQDIRTPVRIGILSLLATQAMNALFVFGIELQHAGLALSISLAACLNAGLLFWQLRRRRMYLPLPGWPLFLGKLLLAVLVMVAALLVTMHFMPAWGAGDMLARLLRLALLVAVGVVAYFGVLLLLGFRLRDFARRAVS; this is encoded by the coding sequence ATGAATCTGCTCAAGTCGCTGGCCGCCGTCAGCTCCCTGACCATGCTGTCACGTGTTCTGGGCTTCGTGCGCGACACCATCATTGCGCGCGCCTTTGGCGCCGGCGTGGCCTCGGATGCCTTCGTGGTGGCCTTCAAGCTGCCCAACCTGCTGCGGCGGATCTTTGCCGAGGGGGCCTTCTCCCAGGCCTTCGTGCCGATCCTGGCGGAGTACAAGACCCAGCAGGGTGAGGAGGCGACCCGCACCTTTCTGGCCTATGTCGCCGGCCTGCTGAGCCTGGTGCTGGCGCTGGTCACGCTGCTCGGCATCTGCGCCGCGCCCTGGATCGTCTGGATCAGCGCGCCGGGCTTCGCCGACGAGCCGGAGCGCTTCGCCCTGACCACCGATCTGCTGCGGGTGACCTTCCCCTACATCCTGCTGATTTCCCTGTCGTCGCTGGTCGGCGCGGTGCTCAACACCTGGAACCGCTTCTCGGTTCCGGCCTTCGTGCCGACCCTGCTGAATGTCAGCATGATCGTCTTCGCCGTCTGGCTGGCGCCTTATTTCGACCCGCCGATCATGGCCCTGGGCTGGGCGGTGCTGGTCGGCGGCCTGGCGCAGTTCCTCTGGCAGCTACCGGCGCTGAAGAAGATCGGCATGCTGGTGCTGCCGCGCCTGAGTCTGCGCGACACCGGCGTGTGGCGGGTGCTCAAGCAGATGGGGCCGGCGATCTTCGGTGTGTCGGTGAGCCAGGTCTCGCTGATCATCAACACCATCTTCGCTTCCTTTCTGGTCGCCGGTTCGGTGTCCTGGATGTATTACGCCGATCGCCTGATGGAGCTGCCTTCCGGCGTGCTCGGCGTGGCGCTGGGTACCATCCTGTTGCCGGCGCTGGCCAAGACCTACGCCAGTGCCAATCGCGAGGAGTATTCCCGCCTGCTCGACTGGGGGCTGCGCCTGTGTCTGCTGCTGGCACTGCCCTGCACCCTGGCGCTGGCGATCATCGCCGAGCCGCTGGTGGTCTCGCTGTTCCAGTACGGCAAGTTCACTGCCTTCGACTCGCAGATGGCCGAGCGGGCCCTGGTCGCCTATTCGGTTGGCCTGCTGCCGTTGATTCTGGTGAAGATCCTGGCGCCTGGTTTTTATGCCCAGCAGGACATCAGGACGCCGGTGCGCATCGGTATCCTCAGTCTGCTGGCGACCCAGGCGATGAATGCCCTGTTCGTCTTCGGCATCGAGCTGCAGCATGCCGGTCTGGCCCTGTCCATCAGCCTGGCCGCCTGCCTCAACGCCGGCCTGCTGTTCTGGCAATTGCGCCGCCGGCGCATGTACCTGCCGCTGCCGGGCTGGCCACTGTTCCTCGGCAAATTGCTGCTGGCGGTGCTGGTGATGGTGGCGGCGTTACTGGTGACCATGCATTTCATGCCGGCCTGGGGGGCGGGCGATATGCTCGCGCGTCTGCTGCGTCTGGCGCTGCTGGTGGCGGTCGGGGTGGTTGCCTATTTCGGCGTATTGCTGCTGCTGGGCTTCCGTTTGCGCGATTTCGCCCGGCGCGCGGTGTCCTGA
- a CDS encoding polyprenyl synthetase family protein, translated as MQPQAFYSVVADDFAAVDGIIRRQLVSRVPLVEKIGDYIISAGGKRLRPLLVLLSGKALGYQADDLRLLAATIEFLHTATLLHDDVVDMSGMRRGRATANAQWGNAPSVLVGDFLYSRSFEMMVELGCMPVMKILSRATRVIAEGEVLQLSKVRDASTTEETYMEVIRGKTAMLFEASTHSAAALAGASTAQSEALARFGDHLGIAFQLVDDLLDYQGDAATLGKNVGDDLAEGKPTLPLIYTMREGTAEQAALVRSAIQKGGLDDLESIRSAVEASGALAYTAQLAREHADQAIACLDALPDNAYRNALIELCRFAVARTH; from the coding sequence ATGCAACCCCAGGCCTTCTACAGCGTGGTGGCGGACGATTTCGCCGCCGTCGACGGCATCATCCGCCGCCAGCTGGTCTCCCGAGTGCCTCTGGTGGAGAAGATCGGCGACTACATCATCTCGGCCGGCGGCAAGCGCCTGCGCCCGCTGCTGGTACTGCTCAGCGGCAAGGCTCTGGGCTACCAGGCCGATGACCTGCGCCTGCTGGCAGCCACCATCGAGTTCCTGCACACCGCCACCCTGCTGCACGACGACGTGGTCGACATGTCCGGCATGCGCCGGGGCCGCGCCACCGCCAACGCCCAGTGGGGCAACGCCCCGAGCGTGCTGGTCGGCGACTTCCTCTATTCGCGCTCGTTCGAAATGATGGTCGAGCTCGGCTGCATGCCGGTGATGAAGATCCTCTCCCGCGCCACCCGGGTGATCGCCGAAGGCGAAGTGCTGCAGCTGTCCAAGGTACGCGACGCCAGCACCACGGAAGAGACCTACATGGAGGTCATCCGCGGCAAGACCGCCATGCTGTTCGAGGCCTCGACCCACAGTGCGGCCGCCCTGGCCGGCGCCAGCACAGCGCAGAGCGAGGCCCTGGCACGCTTTGGCGACCACCTCGGCATTGCCTTTCAGCTGGTCGACGACCTGCTCGACTACCAGGGCGACGCCGCCACTCTGGGCAAGAACGTCGGCGACGACCTGGCCGAAGGCAAGCCGACCCTGCCGCTGATCTACACCATGCGTGAAGGTACCGCCGAACAGGCAGCCCTGGTACGCAGCGCGATCCAGAAAGGCGGCCTCGACGACCTGGAAAGCATCCGCAGCGCGGTCGAAGCCTCAGGCGCCCTGGCCTACACCGCCCAGCTGGCCCGCGAGCACGCCGACCAGGCCATCGCCTGCCTCGACGCCCTGCCGGACAACGCCTACCGCAACGCCCTGATCGAGCTGTGCCGCTTCGCCGTGGCCCGCACCCACTGA
- the rpsT gene encoding 30S ribosomal protein S20: protein MANTPSAKKRAKQAEKRRSHNASLRSMVRTYIKNVVKAIDAKDLEKAQTAYVLAVPVIDRMADKGIIHKNKAARHKSRLNGHIKALATAA from the coding sequence GTGGCCAATACACCTTCTGCCAAAAAACGCGCCAAACAGGCTGAGAAGCGTCGTAGCCATAACGCCAGCCTGCGCTCCATGGTTCGTACTTACATCAAGAACGTAGTCAAGGCTATCGACGCCAAAGACCTGGAAAAAGCGCAAACCGCTTACGTTCTGGCTGTGCCGGTAATCGACCGTATGGCCGATAAAGGCATCATCCACAAGAACAAAGCCGCTCGTCACAAGAGCCGCCTGAACGGTCACATCAAGGCTCTGGCTACCGCCGCCTAA
- a CDS encoding FKBP-type peptidyl-prolyl cis-trans isomerase, translating into MSEINLSTVLSTDEGRVSYGIGRQLGDQLRDNPPPGVSLDAVVAGLRDAFANLPSQVSPEALNASFRVIREIMQAEAAAKAEAAAGAGREYLVENAKREGVTVLESGLQYEVLVAGEGAKPSREDHVRTHYHGTLIDGTVFDSSYERGQPAEFPVGGVIAGWIEALQLMNTGSKWRLHVPSELAYGGQGVGSIPPHSVLVFDVELLEIL; encoded by the coding sequence ATGTCCGAAATCAACCTGTCCACCGTTCTGTCCACCGACGAGGGCCGCGTCAGCTATGGCATCGGCCGTCAGCTGGGCGACCAACTGCGTGACAACCCGCCGCCCGGCGTGAGCCTGGATGCAGTGGTTGCCGGTCTGCGCGATGCCTTCGCCAACCTGCCCAGCCAGGTTTCCCCGGAAGCGTTGAATGCCAGCTTCCGCGTGATCCGCGAGATCATGCAGGCCGAAGCCGCTGCCAAGGCCGAAGCGGCTGCCGGTGCCGGTCGCGAGTACCTGGTCGAGAACGCCAAGCGCGAAGGCGTGACCGTGCTGGAGTCCGGTCTGCAGTACGAAGTGCTGGTGGCTGGCGAGGGCGCCAAGCCGTCCCGCGAAGACCATGTGCGCACCCATTACCACGGCACCCTGATCGACGGCACTGTGTTCGACAGCTCCTACGAGCGCGGCCAGCCGGCGGAATTCCCGGTAGGCGGCGTGATCGCCGGCTGGATCGAAGCCCTGCAGCTGATGAACACTGGTAGCAAGTGGCGCCTGCACGTACCGAGCGAGCTGGCCTACGGCGGTCAGGGCGTCGGCAGCATCCCGCCGCACAGCGTGCTGGTGTTCGACGTCGAGCTGCTCGAGATCCTCTGA
- the rplU gene encoding 50S ribosomal protein L21 codes for MYAVIVTGGKQYKVAEGEFLKVEKLEVATGESVTFDRVLLIGNGDDVQIGAPVVAGAKVVAEVVSQGRHDKVTIIKFRRRKHHMKRQGHRQWFTEIKITGIQA; via the coding sequence ATGTACGCTGTAATTGTTACCGGTGGCAAGCAATACAAAGTCGCCGAAGGTGAATTCCTCAAGGTCGAGAAGCTGGAAGTCGCCACTGGCGAATCCGTGACTTTCGATCGCGTTCTGCTGATCGGCAATGGCGACGACGTTCAGATCGGCGCTCCGGTTGTTGCTGGCGCCAAAGTTGTCGCTGAAGTGGTCTCCCAGGGCCGTCACGACAAAGTGACCATCATCAAGTTCCGCCGTCGTAAGCACCACATGAAGCGTCAGGGCCACCGTCAGTGGTTCACCGAAATCAAGATCACTGGCATTCAGGCCTGA
- the rpmA gene encoding 50S ribosomal protein L27 — protein sequence MAHKKAGGSTRNGRDSESKRLGVKMYGSQAIKAGNIIVRQRGTQFHAGYGVGMGKDHTLFAKVDGVVKFEVKGAFGRRYVSVVTA from the coding sequence ATGGCACACAAAAAAGCTGGCGGTAGTACTCGTAACGGCCGCGACTCAGAAAGTAAACGCCTTGGCGTGAAGATGTATGGCAGCCAGGCTATCAAAGCCGGCAACATCATCGTGCGTCAGCGCGGCACCCAGTTCCACGCCGGCTACGGCGTTGGCATGGGCAAAGATCACACCCTGTTCGCTAAAGTCGACGGCGTGGTCAAGTTTGAAGTGAAGGGTGCCTTCGGTCGCCGTTACGTGAGCGTCGTGACTGCCTAA
- the cgtA gene encoding Obg family GTPase CgtA, with translation MKFVDEVSIFVKAGDGGNGMMSFRREKFIEKGGPNGGDGGDGGSIFMEADPNLNTLVDYRYTRRFNARNGEKGGSTECTGAKGEDLILPVPVGTTVIDAGTQEIIGDLTKPGQRLMVAQGGWHGLGNTRFKSSTNRAPRQTTPGKPGESRDLKLELKVLADVGLLGLPNAGKSTFIRSVSAAKPKVADYPFTTLVPNLGVVSVGRYKSFVVADIPGLIEGASEGAGLGIRFLKHLARTRLLLHLVDMAPLDQSDPAEAAEVIIRELEKFSPALADRDRWLVLNKADQLLDDEREERMRAVVERLDWQGPVHVISALESEGTEALSQAIMRYLDEREVRKVEEPAYAAELAELDQRIEDEARARLQALDDKRALRRAGLKSVDDVGDDDWDDDFEDDEDGPEIIYVRD, from the coding sequence ATGAAATTCGTCGATGAAGTTTCGATTTTTGTAAAAGCCGGCGACGGCGGTAACGGCATGATGAGCTTTCGCCGTGAGAAGTTCATCGAGAAGGGTGGCCCCAACGGTGGCGATGGCGGTGATGGCGGCTCCATTTTCATGGAGGCTGATCCGAACCTGAATACCCTGGTCGACTATCGCTACACGCGTCGCTTCAATGCGCGCAATGGCGAGAAGGGTGGCAGCACCGAGTGTACCGGTGCCAAGGGTGAGGATCTGATCCTGCCGGTGCCGGTCGGCACCACGGTGATCGATGCTGGTACCCAGGAAATCATTGGCGACCTGACCAAGCCGGGTCAGCGCCTGATGGTGGCGCAGGGTGGCTGGCACGGGCTGGGCAATACCCGCTTCAAGTCCAGTACCAACCGTGCGCCGCGCCAGACCACGCCGGGCAAGCCGGGTGAGTCGCGCGACCTCAAGCTGGAGCTCAAGGTGCTGGCGGATGTCGGCCTGCTGGGGCTGCCGAACGCCGGCAAGAGCACCTTTATCCGCTCGGTCTCGGCGGCCAAGCCGAAAGTGGCGGATTACCCGTTCACCACCCTGGTGCCGAATCTGGGTGTGGTCAGTGTCGGGCGCTACAAGAGTTTCGTGGTCGCCGACATTCCGGGTCTGATCGAGGGTGCTTCCGAGGGCGCAGGCCTGGGCATTCGCTTCCTCAAGCACCTGGCGCGTACCCGTCTGCTCCTGCACCTGGTGGACATGGCGCCGCTGGATCAGAGCGATCCGGCCGAGGCGGCGGAAGTGATCATTCGCGAGCTGGAAAAATTCAGCCCGGCGCTGGCTGATCGTGATCGCTGGTTGGTGCTGAACAAGGCTGATCAGTTGCTCGATGACGAGCGCGAGGAGCGCATGCGTGCGGTGGTCGAGCGGCTCGACTGGCAAGGGCCGGTGCATGTGATTTCCGCACTGGAAAGCGAAGGCACCGAGGCGCTGAGCCAGGCGATCATGCGTTATCTCGATGAGCGCGAAGTGCGCAAGGTCGAGGAGCCGGCCTATGCCGCCGAGCTGGCCGAGCTGGATCAGCGCATCGAGGACGAGGCGCGTGCCCGTCTGCAGGCGCTGGACGACAAGCGTGCCCTGCGTCGTGCTGGTCTGAAGAGCGTCGACGATGTCGGTGACGATGACTGGGATGATGATTTCGAAGATGACGAGGATGGTCCGGAGATCATCTACGTGCGTGATTGA
- a CDS encoding CreA family protein, producing the protein MRMAKGLLGGLLMLPLLAAADEIGEVSTVFKWLGPNDKIVVEAFDDPQVEGVTCYLSRAKTGGVKGGLGLAEDRAEASIACRQVGPIRFSGKLKDGEEVFKERTSLVFKTMQVVRFFDEKRNTLVYLVYSDRIIEGSPQNAVTAIPILPWAGQ; encoded by the coding sequence ATGCGCATGGCGAAGGGATTGCTGGGCGGTTTGCTGATGCTGCCGTTGCTGGCGGCGGCCGATGAGATCGGCGAGGTATCCACGGTGTTCAAGTGGCTGGGGCCGAACGACAAGATCGTGGTCGAGGCCTTCGATGATCCGCAAGTGGAGGGCGTGACCTGCTACCTGTCGCGCGCCAAGACGGGTGGGGTCAAGGGTGGCCTGGGCTTGGCGGAAGATCGTGCCGAGGCCTCCATTGCCTGTCGTCAGGTGGGCCCGATTCGCTTCAGTGGCAAGCTCAAGGATGGCGAAGAGGTGTTCAAGGAGCGTACTTCGCTGGTGTTCAAGACCATGCAGGTGGTGCGTTTCTTCGATGAGAAGCGCAATACCCTGGTCTATCTGGTGTACAGCGACCGCATCATCGAGGGCAGTCCGCAGAATGCGGTGACCGCCATTCCGATCCTGCCCTGGGCTGGGCAGTAA
- a CDS encoding DUF6482 family protein — translation MSLHDLLVRARAGQVEAIELISLEGGLYLLEAHVGGLRLPLRDEQGEPLHPRSLEHARELLHGLPFRLAGADPHDEMCGLPSLH, via the coding sequence ATGTCTCTGCATGATCTGTTGGTGCGGGCGCGGGCCGGGCAGGTTGAGGCGATCGAGCTGATCAGCCTGGAAGGCGGGCTCTACCTGCTGGAAGCCCATGTCGGCGGGCTGCGTTTGCCGCTGCGAGACGAGCAGGGCGAGCCGCTGCATCCGCGCTCGCTCGAGCACGCCCGTGAGCTGCTGCACGGGCTGCCGTTCCGTCTGGCGGGTGCCGATCCGCACGACGAAATGTGCGGCTTGCCCAGCCTGCACTGA
- a CDS encoding TIGR00645 family protein, whose protein sequence is MERFIENAMYASRWLLAPIYFGLSLGLLALALKFFQEIFHILPNIFALAEAELILVLLSLIDMALVGGLLVMVMISGYENFVSQLDIDEGKEKLSWLGKMDSGSLKMKVAASIVAISSIHLLRVFMDAKNIDTEYLKWYVIIHMAFVVSAFAMGYLDKLTKHDH, encoded by the coding sequence ATGGAACGCTTTATCGAGAACGCGATGTACGCCTCGCGCTGGCTGCTGGCACCCATCTATTTCGGCCTGTCGCTGGGCCTGCTGGCACTGGCGCTGAAGTTCTTCCAGGAGATCTTCCACATTCTGCCGAACATCTTCGCCCTCGCCGAGGCAGAGCTGATCCTGGTGCTGCTGTCGCTGATCGACATGGCCCTGGTGGGCGGCCTGCTGGTGATGGTGATGATCTCCGGCTACGAGAACTTCGTCTCCCAGCTGGATATCGACGAGGGCAAGGAGAAGCTCAGCTGGCTGGGCAAGATGGACTCCGGCTCGCTGAAAATGAAGGTGGCCGCCTCCATCGTGGCGATTTCCTCGATCCACCTGCTGCGCGTGTTCATGGATGCCAAGAACATCGATACCGAATACCTGAAGTGGTACGTGATCATCCACATGGCCTTCGTCGTATCGGCGTTCGCCATGGGCTACCTGGACAAGCTGACCAAGCACGACCACTGA
- the ribF gene encoding bifunctional riboflavin kinase/FAD synthetase → MQLVRGLHNLLPLTQGCVATIGNFDGVHRGHQAILARLRERAIELGVPSCVVIFEPQPREYFGPDTAPARLTRLREKLELLAEQGVDRVLCLAFNRRLRELSAAEFVRQVLVEGLHVKHLEVGDDFRFGCDRSGDFAFLVQAGVEQDFSVEAALTVELDGERISSTRVRQALQAGELELAERLLGRPFALAGRVLHGQKLARQLGSPTANVQLKRRQPPLRGVFLVSALIDGQRHHGVANIGLRPTVAGDGLPHLEVHLLEFAGDIYGRRLTVVFHHKLRDEQRFASLEALKTAITADVAAARAYWLGQSLD, encoded by the coding sequence ATGCAGCTGGTTCGAGGCCTCCACAATCTGCTACCCCTGACCCAGGGATGCGTTGCCACCATCGGCAACTTCGATGGCGTGCACCGTGGGCACCAGGCCATTCTGGCGCGTCTGCGCGAGCGGGCGATCGAGCTGGGCGTGCCCAGTTGCGTGGTGATTTTCGAGCCGCAACCGCGTGAGTACTTCGGTCCGGATACCGCGCCGGCGCGCCTGACTCGTCTGCGCGAGAAGCTCGAGCTACTGGCCGAGCAGGGCGTTGATCGGGTGCTGTGCCTGGCCTTCAACCGGCGTTTGCGCGAGTTGTCGGCGGCCGAGTTCGTTCGCCAGGTGCTGGTCGAGGGGCTTCACGTCAAGCACCTTGAAGTCGGCGACGACTTCCGCTTCGGTTGTGATCGTTCCGGTGATTTCGCTTTTCTGGTTCAGGCCGGCGTCGAGCAGGATTTCAGCGTAGAGGCGGCGTTGACCGTCGAGCTGGACGGCGAGCGCATCAGCAGTACCCGCGTGCGCCAGGCCCTGCAGGCTGGCGAGCTGGAACTGGCCGAGCGCCTGTTGGGGCGTCCGTTTGCCCTGGCAGGGCGCGTGTTACATGGGCAGAAGCTGGCGCGTCAGCTCGGCTCGCCGACCGCCAATGTGCAGCTCAAGCGTCGCCAGCCGCCGTTGCGCGGGGTGTTTCTGGTTAGCGCGCTGATCGATGGTCAGCGTCACCACGGGGTGGCCAATATTGGCTTGCGGCCAACGGTCGCCGGCGATGGCCTGCCCCATTTGGAAGTGCATCTGTTGGAGTTTGCCGGGGATATCTACGGCCGGCGCCTGACGGTGGTGTTCCACCACAAGCTGCGCGATGAGCAGCGCTTCGCCTCCCTGGAGGCGCTGAAGACCGCCATAACGGCGGATGTTGCCGCCGCCCGCGCTTACTGGCTGGGCCAGTCGCTGGATTGA
- the proB gene encoding glutamate 5-kinase, translating into MRDKVTGAQRWVVKIGSALLTADGRGLDRNAMAVWVEQMVALREAGVELVLVSSGAVAAGMSRLGWASRPSAIHELQAAAAVGQMGLVQAWESSFGEHGKHTAQVLLTHDDLSDRKRYLNARSTLRTLVELGTIPVINENDTVVTDEIRFGDNDTLAALVANLVEADLLVILTDRDGMFDADPRHNPDAQLIFEARADDPSLDAVAGGTGGALGRGGMQTKLRAARLAARSGAYTVIVGGRIERVLDRLKAGERLGTLLAPERGLLAARKQWLAGHLQTRGTLVLDAGAVKALLEDRKSLLPVGVKEVQGSFRRGEMVVCVAPDGREIARGLANYSALEAQKIVGQPSDAIERLLGYVDEPELVHRDNLILV; encoded by the coding sequence ATGCGGGACAAGGTGACCGGCGCCCAGCGCTGGGTGGTGAAGATCGGTAGTGCGCTGCTGACGGCCGATGGCCGGGGGCTGGATCGCAATGCCATGGCGGTGTGGGTCGAGCAGATGGTGGCGCTGCGCGAGGCGGGCGTCGAGCTGGTGCTGGTGTCGTCCGGTGCGGTGGCGGCGGGCATGAGTCGTCTGGGCTGGGCATCGCGCCCGAGTGCCATCCATGAGTTGCAGGCGGCTGCGGCGGTCGGGCAGATGGGCCTGGTGCAGGCCTGGGAGTCCAGCTTTGGCGAGCACGGCAAGCACACCGCGCAGGTGCTGCTGACCCATGATGACCTGTCCGATCGCAAGCGTTACCTGAATGCGCGCAGTACGCTGCGTACCCTGGTTGAGCTCGGCACCATTCCGGTGATCAACGAGAACGACACGGTGGTCACCGACGAAATCCGCTTCGGCGACAACGACACCCTGGCGGCGCTGGTGGCCAACCTGGTCGAGGCCGACCTGCTGGTGATCCTCACCGACCGCGACGGCATGTTCGATGCCGATCCGCGGCACAACCCCGATGCCCAGCTGATTTTTGAAGCGCGCGCCGACGATCCGTCGCTGGATGCGGTGGCGGGTGGTACCGGTGGTGCGTTGGGGCGCGGCGGCATGCAGACCAAGCTGCGTGCGGCGCGTCTGGCGGCGCGCTCCGGGGCTTATACGGTCATTGTTGGTGGGCGCATCGAGCGGGTGCTCGATCGGCTCAAGGCAGGCGAGCGTCTGGGTACCCTGCTGGCGCCCGAGCGCGGTCTGCTGGCGGCGCGCAAGCAGTGGCTGGCCGGTCATCTGCAGACCCGCGGCACCCTGGTGCTAGATGCGGGGGCGGTGAAGGCGCTGCTGGAAGATCGCAAGAGCCTGCTGCCGGTCGGGGTCAAGGAAGTGCAGGGCAGCTTCCGGCGTGGCGAGATGGTGGTCTGCGTGGCGCCGGATGGGCGCGAAATTGCTCGCGGTCTGGCCAACTACAGTGCGCTGGAGGCGCAGAAGATCGTCGGCCAGCCTTCGGATGCCATCGAGCGACTGCTGGGCTATGTCGACGAGCCCGAGTTGGTGCACCGGGATAATCTGATTCTGGTCTGA